A stretch of the Proteus sp. ZN5 genome encodes the following:
- the rsfS gene encoding ribosome silencing factor, whose translation MILLQGSELQQFIIDKLEDSKAQDIIALDVRGKSSVTDYMIICTGTSSRHLMSVADNLVDDCREAGLQPLGVEGQGVSDWIVVDLGEAMVHVMQEDSRRMYELEKLWS comes from the coding sequence GTGATCCTTTTGCAAGGTTCTGAATTACAGCAATTTATTATTGATAAACTTGAAGATTCTAAGGCCCAAGACATTATTGCATTAGATGTCCGCGGAAAATCAAGTGTAACTGATTACATGATTATTTGTACGGGTACATCAAGCAGACATCTCATGTCAGTTGCAGATAATCTCGTTGATGATTGCCGCGAAGCGGGATTACAACCTTTAGGTGTTGAAGGACAAGGCGTTTCTGACTGGATTGTCGTTGATCTTGGCGAAGCCATGGTACACGTTATGCAAGAAGATAGTCGCCGTATGTACGAACTTGAAAAACTCTGGAGCTGA
- the rlmH gene encoding 23S rRNA (pseudouridine(1915)-N(3))-methyltransferase RlmH translates to MKLQLIAVGTKMPDWIQTGFIDYLNRFPKDMPLELIEIPAGKRGKNADIKRILEKEGEQMLAAVGKGNRIVTLDIPGARWDTPKLAEQLDRWKLDGRNVSLLIGGPEGLAPACKAAAEQSWSLSPLTMPHPLVRVVVAESLYRAWSITTNHPYHRE, encoded by the coding sequence TTGAAATTACAGCTCATTGCCGTTGGTACAAAAATGCCGGACTGGATACAGACCGGCTTTATAGATTATCTTAATCGGTTCCCCAAAGACATGCCTTTAGAACTTATCGAAATCCCCGCAGGTAAGCGAGGAAAGAATGCAGATATTAAACGTATTCTCGAAAAAGAAGGTGAACAGATGTTAGCCGCAGTAGGTAAAGGAAATCGTATCGTCACCCTCGATATTCCTGGCGCTCGCTGGGATACGCCCAAACTTGCAGAACAACTTGATCGATGGAAGCTTGATGGTAGAAATGTCAGCTTACTCATTGGTGGTCCTGAAGGACTAGCACCCGCTTGTAAAGCTGCGGCTGAACAAAGCTGGTCTTTATCGCCTTTAACAATGCCACATCCTCTTGTTCGTGTCGTGGTTGCAGAAAGCCTTTATCGAGCATGGAGCATTACCACAAACCATCCTTATCATCGTGAATAA
- the mrdA gene encoding peptidoglycan DD-transpeptidase MrdA, with protein MKRKKRTPFRDYTAESKLFIRRVIVAFSVIIILSGVLVFNLNHLQIARHDDYQTRSNDNRIKLVPIAPSRGIIYDRKGIPLALNRTIYQLEVVPEKVANLQETLESLRDVVDLTDEDIAAFEKERKRSRRFSSIALKTTLSQVQVARFAINQYRYPGLEIKGYQRRYYPYGSALTHVIGYVAKINDKDVERLDKEGLSPNYAATHDIGKLGIERYYESTLHGTTGYEEVEVNSRGRVIRQLHEQPPQAGKDIYLTIDLELQTYIETLLTTSRAAVVVTDPRNGEILALVSNPSYDPNLFVGGISNTEYQGLLNNPDRPLINRTTQGLYPPASTVKPFMSVAALSEGVITANTTIHDPGWWQLPGSEKRYRDWKRWGHGKLNVTKSIVESADTFFYQVAYDMGIDRISTWMSRFGYGEYTGIDLSEERNGIMPTREWKQQRYKKPWYQGDTIPVGIGQGYWTATPIQMAKALMTLINDGQVKTPHLLYGTKLGNEMLPYVDTETRQIGDINSGYWELAKHGMYGVANFPNGTGRRSFADAPYKAAAKSGTAQVFSYETYNASQLAEHLRDHKLMIAFAPYDKPTVAISIILENGGAGPSVGDITRQILDHILLGDNNTVLPASPPAPRGSEE; from the coding sequence ATGAAAAGAAAAAAACGTACCCCGTTTCGAGATTATACTGCGGAATCAAAGCTATTTATCCGACGTGTGATTGTCGCATTTTCAGTAATTATTATATTGAGTGGTGTTTTGGTTTTTAACCTCAACCACTTACAGATCGCTCGCCATGATGATTATCAGACACGTTCAAATGATAACCGAATTAAATTAGTACCGATTGCTCCCAGCAGAGGCATTATTTACGATCGCAAAGGTATCCCTCTTGCGCTCAATCGTACTATCTACCAATTAGAAGTTGTGCCTGAAAAGGTAGCAAACCTACAAGAAACTCTGGAAAGTTTAAGGGATGTTGTTGACTTAACTGACGAAGATATTGCTGCATTTGAAAAAGAGCGCAAGCGCTCACGTCGATTTAGCTCTATCGCCTTAAAAACAACATTAAGCCAAGTACAAGTCGCGCGCTTTGCTATCAACCAATACCGCTATCCCGGCTTAGAAATCAAAGGCTATCAACGTCGTTATTATCCTTATGGTTCAGCATTAACGCATGTGATTGGTTACGTCGCAAAAATTAATGATAAAGATGTTGAACGTCTTGATAAAGAAGGTTTATCACCTAACTATGCTGCAACTCATGATATCGGCAAGTTAGGCATCGAACGTTATTATGAATCTACTTTGCACGGCACAACCGGCTATGAAGAGGTTGAAGTTAATAGCCGTGGTCGAGTTATTCGCCAATTACACGAACAACCGCCACAGGCAGGTAAAGATATTTATCTTACCATCGACCTTGAACTGCAAACCTATATTGAAACATTACTCACGACAAGCCGAGCTGCGGTTGTAGTAACCGATCCTCGCAATGGTGAAATTTTAGCGCTGGTATCAAACCCTAGCTACGATCCAAACTTATTTGTTGGTGGAATTTCAAATACAGAGTATCAAGGGTTACTAAACAACCCTGATAGGCCGCTGATCAACCGAACAACTCAAGGTCTTTATCCTCCTGCATCAACCGTGAAACCCTTTATGTCTGTTGCGGCATTGAGTGAAGGTGTAATCACAGCCAATACAACAATTCATGATCCCGGCTGGTGGCAACTCCCTGGCTCTGAAAAACGTTATCGAGATTGGAAGCGTTGGGGACATGGAAAACTTAATGTCACAAAATCTATCGTAGAATCTGCGGATACTTTCTTCTACCAAGTTGCTTATGATATGGGAATTGATCGTATATCAACTTGGATGAGTCGCTTTGGCTATGGCGAATATACAGGTATTGATCTCTCTGAAGAGCGCAATGGCATCATGCCAACACGTGAGTGGAAACAGCAACGTTATAAAAAGCCTTGGTATCAAGGTGACACGATCCCAGTAGGTATTGGGCAAGGTTATTGGACAGCAACGCCAATTCAAATGGCGAAAGCTTTAATGACATTGATTAATGATGGTCAAGTTAAAACCCCTCACCTACTTTACGGTACAAAACTAGGCAATGAAATGTTGCCTTATGTTGATACTGAAACCCGCCAAATTGGCGATATCAACTCAGGTTATTGGGAGCTAGCAAAACACGGTATGTATGGTGTAGCTAACTTCCCAAATGGTACGGGTCGCCGAAGTTTTGCTGATGCACCTTATAAAGCAGCAGCAAAATCGGGAACTGCACAGGTGTTTAGTTACGAAACCTACAATGCGAGTCAATTGGCAGAACATCTTCGTGACCACAAGTTAATGATTGCCTTTGCGCCTTATGATAAGCCAACTGTAGCCATCTCTATTATCCTAGAAAATGGTGGTGCAGGCCCTTCTGTCGGTGATATTACAAGACAAATTCTTGACCACATTCTCCTTGGTGATAACAACACTGTATTGCCAGCTTCTCCACCAGCACCACGTGGTTCAGAGGAATAA
- the mrdB gene encoding peptidoglycan glycosyltransferase MrdB (rod shape-determining protein RodA): protein MTENNKKKSFWTRIHIDPLFLLCIIALLGYSAFIMWSASGQDPEMMQRKLGQIAMGFMIMIVMAQIPPRVYESWAPHLYFFCVILLILVDVFGQISKGAQRWLDLGIVRFQPSEIAKIAVPLMVARFMNRDVCPPTLRNTAIALVLIFVPTLLVAAQPDLGTSILVAASGLFVLFLAGMSWRLITVAIILVAAFIPILWFFLMHDYQQARVMMLLDPESDPLGAGYHIIQSKIAIGSGGLHGKGWLQGTQSQLEFLPERHTDFIFAVLAEELGLIGVLILLTLYILLIARGLYLATKAQNTFGRVMIGGLMLIFFVYVFVNIGMVSGILPVVGVPLPLMSYGGSALIVLMAGFGIVMSIHTHRKLLSKSL from the coding sequence ATGACTGAAAATAATAAGAAAAAATCCTTCTGGACACGGATCCATATCGACCCGTTATTCTTACTTTGTATTATTGCGTTATTAGGATACAGCGCATTTATTATGTGGAGTGCCAGCGGGCAAGATCCAGAAATGATGCAACGTAAGTTAGGACAGATTGCTATGGGTTTCATGATCATGATAGTCATGGCGCAAATCCCACCAAGAGTCTATGAAAGCTGGGCTCCTCATCTCTATTTCTTTTGTGTTATTTTACTTATTCTCGTTGATGTCTTTGGGCAAATCAGTAAAGGAGCACAACGTTGGCTAGATTTAGGTATTGTTCGTTTTCAGCCTTCAGAAATCGCTAAAATAGCTGTGCCTTTAATGGTTGCTCGATTTATGAATCGCGATGTGTGCCCTCCTACATTGCGTAATACAGCTATTGCTCTAGTTCTTATTTTTGTACCAACATTATTAGTCGCAGCACAGCCCGATTTGGGAACATCCATTCTTGTTGCCGCATCGGGTTTATTTGTTCTTTTTCTTGCAGGAATGAGCTGGCGACTTATCACTGTGGCTATTATTCTTGTTGCCGCCTTTATCCCCATACTCTGGTTTTTCCTTATGCATGATTACCAGCAAGCACGGGTAATGATGCTTCTCGACCCTGAATCAGATCCGCTTGGGGCAGGATATCATATCATCCAATCTAAAATTGCCATTGGTTCTGGTGGATTACATGGAAAAGGATGGTTACAAGGCACGCAATCTCAATTAGAATTCTTACCAGAGCGCCATACAGACTTTATTTTTGCTGTATTGGCAGAAGAACTCGGATTAATTGGTGTTTTGATACTACTGACTCTTTATATACTCTTAATCGCGCGGGGCCTTTACCTTGCAACGAAAGCACAAAATACATTTGGTAGAGTAATGATTGGCGGATTAATGCTAATTTTCTTTGTCTATGTCTTTGTCAACATAGGAATGGTGAGTGGTATTCTTCCTGTTGTCGGTGTTCCGTTACCGCTGATGAGTTATGGAGGCTCGGCCCTGATTGTATTAATGGCAGGGTTTGGTATCGTGATGTCGATTCATACACACCGAAAACTACTATCGAAAAGTTTATAA
- the rlpA gene encoding endolytic peptidoglycan transglycosylase RlpA gives MRLQWVLIGISALLLSGCVVDKPNTNKPPAPLPNVPAQRVLGAEPRYEPYHPTANQDYRKNGVVYRIVTDPANFSERGEAVVYDSLAMSRLTTIGERVNPYEFAVAHPTLPIPSYAKITNLLNGRTMVVRINDRGPYVNGKQIQVTPAVSDSLRLMPTTPLLIEGIVVDQSGHMSGVGTHGAQIEKKTTALPERPNFNAQPATVTPAPLTTSTPVNNNMPVEPSTPAQVKAPTPVPAPVPTPVPAKTEAPKPVLSSNSIAQGFYVQVGALSNENNAQFWLNDLSSLFNTQGVINKTDGLYKVQLGPYSSKDQAETIKNKLKQVKDITGFIITQ, from the coding sequence ATGCGTCTGCAATGGGTTTTGATTGGTATCAGTGCATTGCTACTGTCGGGGTGTGTTGTTGATAAACCGAATACCAATAAACCGCCAGCACCATTACCCAATGTGCCAGCTCAACGTGTTCTCGGTGCAGAGCCACGTTACGAGCCTTATCATCCTACGGCAAATCAAGATTATCGAAAAAATGGGGTGGTTTACCGTATTGTGACTGATCCTGCAAACTTTAGTGAGCGAGGAGAAGCAGTTGTCTATGATAGTTTAGCGATGAGTCGTTTAACTACCATTGGTGAACGCGTTAATCCCTATGAATTTGCGGTCGCTCATCCTACATTACCGATCCCAAGCTATGCGAAAATCACAAACTTGCTTAATGGGCGCACAATGGTTGTACGTATTAATGACCGAGGCCCTTACGTTAATGGAAAACAGATCCAAGTCACTCCAGCGGTTTCTGATAGCTTACGTTTAATGCCGACAACTCCATTGCTTATTGAAGGGATTGTTGTTGACCAAAGTGGCCATATGAGCGGTGTTGGTACTCATGGTGCACAGATAGAAAAGAAAACGACTGCATTACCTGAGCGCCCTAATTTTAATGCTCAGCCAGCAACAGTAACACCAGCGCCATTAACAACATCAACACCCGTCAACAACAATATGCCTGTTGAGCCATCGACTCCTGCACAAGTAAAAGCGCCTACTCCAGTTCCGGCACCCGTTCCAACGCCAGTACCTGCAAAAACGGAAGCGCCAAAACCTGTATTATCCTCAAATTCCATAGCACAAGGCTTTTATGTCCAAGTTGGTGCTCTCAGTAACGAAAATAATGCACAATTTTGGCTCAATGATTTATCGTCGTTATTTAACACTCAAGGTGTGATCAACAAAACAGATGGATTATATAAAGTACAACTCGGCCCTTATTCATCTAAAGATCAAGCCGAAACGATAAAAAATAAGCTAAAACAAGTTAAAGATATCACTGGGTTTATTATTACCCAATAA
- the dacA gene encoding D-alanyl-D-alanine carboxypeptidase DacA, translating to MKQIPPAKLLRTSLLSATFALLTVSHQSIAEDSLKTMIPAVPSIEAESYILIDYNSGKVLAEMNADVRRDPASLTKMMTSYVIGQSIRAGKISNSDIVPIGEEAWATGNPVFRGSSLMFLKPGDQVTVAQLTRGINLQSGNDACVAMASYVAGSQDTFVTMMNDYVKRLGLQNTQFQTVHGLDAPGQYSSARDMALIGAALIRDVPDEYAIYKEKEYTYNNIRQTNRNGLLWDSSLNVDGIKTGHTASAGYNLVASATEGDMRLISAVMGGHSSKGRDAESKKLLTWGFRFFETVKPLQVGKEFAAEPIWYGETDKVQLGVDKDVYLTIPRGRLKDLKASYILDNVELHAPVTKNQVVGTINFQLDGQVIEQRPLVVMNEVKEGGFFSRIIDYIKLLFSHWFG from the coding sequence ATGAAACAGATACCCCCAGCAAAATTACTAAGAACAAGCCTATTAAGCGCCACTTTTGCTTTACTCACAGTAAGCCATCAAAGTATTGCGGAAGATTCCCTAAAAACAATGATACCTGCTGTTCCTAGTATCGAAGCCGAATCTTATATTCTTATTGATTATAATTCTGGGAAAGTACTGGCTGAAATGAACGCTGACGTTCGCCGTGATCCTGCAAGTTTAACCAAAATGATGACCAGTTATGTTATTGGTCAATCTATTCGTGCTGGTAAAATCTCTAATAGCGATATCGTACCCATTGGTGAAGAAGCATGGGCAACGGGTAATCCTGTTTTTCGTGGCTCTTCTTTAATGTTCTTAAAACCGGGTGATCAAGTTACCGTTGCGCAGTTAACGCGTGGTATTAACTTACAATCAGGTAATGATGCTTGTGTCGCAATGGCCTCTTATGTTGCAGGCAGCCAAGATACATTTGTGACCATGATGAACGATTATGTCAAACGTCTCGGTTTACAAAATACACAGTTCCAAACTGTTCATGGTCTTGATGCTCCGGGACAATATAGCTCGGCTCGCGATATGGCACTAATTGGTGCTGCATTAATTCGCGATGTACCCGATGAATATGCCATCTATAAAGAAAAAGAGTACACCTACAACAATATCCGTCAAACTAACCGAAATGGTTTGTTGTGGGATAGCAGTTTAAATGTTGATGGTATTAAAACAGGTCATACTGCATCAGCAGGTTATAACCTCGTTGCGTCTGCAACTGAAGGCGATATGCGTTTAATTTCTGCAGTTATGGGTGGTCATTCATCTAAAGGCCGTGATGCCGAAAGTAAAAAATTACTTACTTGGGGTTTTCGTTTCTTTGAAACCGTAAAGCCATTGCAAGTAGGTAAAGAATTCGCAGCAGAGCCTATCTGGTATGGTGAAACAGATAAAGTACAATTAGGGGTAGATAAAGATGTTTATTTAACTATTCCTCGCGGTCGTTTAAAAGATTTAAAAGCGAGCTATATTCTTGATAATGTAGAATTACATGCACCAGTGACTAAAAACCAAGTTGTTGGAACAATTAATTTTCAACTTGATGGACAAGTTATCGAACAGCGCCCGTTAGTTGTGATGAATGAAGTAAAAGAAGGCGGTTTCTTTAGCCGTATTATCGACTATATCAAATTATTATTCTCACACTGGTTTGGCTAA